One genomic region from Tachysurus fulvidraco isolate hzauxx_2018 chromosome 14, HZAU_PFXX_2.0, whole genome shotgun sequence encodes:
- the tab3 gene encoding TGF-beta-activated kinase 1 and MAP3K7-binding protein 3 isoform X2, translating to MAQGAPQLDFHVLQDLKQRFPEIPENVVSQCLLQNNNNLEVCCHLLAQESSRYLYEEFHSPEDVHVSRNRMLHISVGGFPPPENANANSNTGYTSYFMSDHTRSASTPPPVQAQGISPTYTPVPSRYMTPITLALSSNIPSAPQALQIPPGTYGNSGNALYMRPSPSQSPQPTPWAASGAPVYSPSPYSTPPYQSPYSSPQHHTFLPISPPTLPNMPYQHVPYRPYMPTKSSMKNQIEITLDGRKRSNSPNPGPQGTLYMPNSPSPSSPSRAISMAPPPGTSFHPGVYLGGARPRPASSPQPGNAAYIKIKMGPGQQLGSGSPSPPVETESLLNIVDQGEKHGAPAPILPISAPPGSGVSHISHMPRRSSSGSDDYAYTQALLLHQRARMERLLKELLSEQQKLEQLKSEVNEMEYDALQRRFRRVNSSCLIPRPEDMTRVRTQNRQLQINIDCTLKETDLLQSKVRTRLWSRRADEEKSQMSRSTRVRNDRQSGSSNQRSFSRLIRVLAFCHRGQGTFHV from the exons ATGGCACAGGGAGCACCGCAGTTGGACTTCCACGTCCTGCAAGACCTGAAGCAGCGTTTCCCTGAGATCCCAGAGAACGTCGTGTCCCAGTGCCTTCTGCAG AATAACAACAACCTGGAGGTGTGCTGCCACCTGCTGGCTCAGGAGAGCAGTCGCTACCTGTACGAGGAATTCCACAGTCCGGAGGACGTGCACGTGAGCCGCAACCGCATGCTGCACATCAGCGTCGGCGGCTTCCCTCCGCCTGAGAACGCCAACGCCAACTCTAACACCGGCTACACCTCCTACTTCATGAGCGACCATACGCGTTCGGCCAGCACGCCTCCGCCTGTGCAGGCGCAGGGCATTTCACCCACCTACACCCCCGTGCCCTCTCGCTACATGACCCCCATCACTCTGGCTCTGTCCTCCAACATCCCCTCTGCCCCTCAGGCGCTTCAGATTCCTCCTGGCACGTACGGGAACAGTGGGAATGCCCTGTATATGCGcccttctccttctcagagTCCTCAGCCCACACCCTGGGCAGCGTCCGGCGCACCCGTGTACTCTCCCTCACCCTACAGCACTCCACCATACCAGTCACCCTACAGCTCACCCCAGCATCACACCTTTTTACCCATCAGCCCTCCCACCCTGCCCAACATGCCATACCAGCACGTCCCCTACAGGCCCTACATGCCCACCAAAAGCTCCATGAAGAACCAGATCGAGATCACACTGGACGGGCGGAAGCGCAGTAACTCCCCCAACCCTGGGCCTCAGGGGACGCTCTACATGCCCAACAGCCCTTCTCCAAGCTCACCATCCAGGGCTATTAGCATGGCCCCACCCCCCGGCACATCCTTTCACCCGGGCGTGTATCTGGGCGGCGCACGCCCCCGCCCCGCCTCCTCTCCCCAGCCTGGAAATGCCGCCTACATTAAGATTAAAATGGGACCAGGCCAGCAGCTGGGATCGGGATCACCATCTCCACCTGTGGAGACCGAGTCGCTCCTGAATATCGTGGATCAGGGTGAGAAACACGGTGCTCCTGCCCCCATCCTGCCCATCTCTGCCCCACCGGGCAGCGGCGTTAGCCACATCAGCCACATGCCCCGACGGTCCAGCTCCGGCTCAGACGACTACGCGTACACTCAGG CCTTGTTACTGCACCAGCGTGCGCGGATGGAGCGTCTGCTGAAGGAGCTGCTATCTGAGCAGCAGAAGCTGGAGCAGCTGAAGAGCGAAGTCAATGAAATGGAGTACGACGCACTGCAGAGGCGTTTCAGGCGTGTTAACAGCTCCTGCCTTATCCCACGG CCTGAAGATATGACCAGAGTCCGGACACAAAACAGACAGCTGCAGATCAACATCGACTGCACCTTGAAGGAGACCGACCTCCTGCAGTCTAAAG TCAGAACAAGATTATGGAGCAGGAGAGCAGATGAGGAAAAATCCCAGATGAGCCGATCGACACGTGTCAGGAACGATCGACAGTCCGGAAGCTCGAATCAGCGGTCGTTTAGCCGTCTCATTCGTGTCCTCGCTTTCTGTCACAGAGGACAGGGAACGTTTCATGTTTAA